A stretch of the Myxosarcina sp. GI1 genome encodes the following:
- the mazG gene encoding nucleoside triphosphate pyrophosphohydrolase, with protein MSFQSATYSSVLVALQRLIEVVAQLRSPDGGCPWDLAQTPQTLVPYVIEEAYEVVDAINSGDKDAIAEELGDLLLQVILQTQIASERDDFTLEEVAEGITEKLIRRHPHVFGDIKVNSAAEVNQNWEQIKALEKGITPEQAQLLSRKLERYARSLPPLMAGMKISRKAAAAGFEWENIAGVWLKFDEELAEFKQALTAEDKEHQQAELGDLLFTIINVARWYDLDPFEALQGTNRRFISRLKLMEQSASRPLNDCDIDELETLWQQAKAELEEQKNNDL; from the coding sequence ATGAGTTTTCAATCGGCAACTTATAGTTCGGTATTAGTCGCTTTACAGCGTTTAATTGAGGTAGTAGCGCAGTTGCGATCGCCCGATGGTGGTTGTCCCTGGGATTTGGCGCAAACGCCACAAACTTTAGTCCCTTATGTCATTGAAGAAGCTTACGAAGTGGTAGATGCTATTAATAGTGGCGACAAAGATGCGATCGCTGAAGAATTGGGAGATTTGCTGCTACAGGTAATCTTACAAACACAAATCGCTAGCGAACGGGATGATTTTACCTTAGAAGAAGTAGCAGAGGGAATTACAGAAAAACTAATTCGCCGTCATCCTCATGTATTCGGCGATATTAAAGTTAATAGTGCGGCTGAGGTCAATCAGAATTGGGAACAAATTAAGGCTTTAGAAAAAGGGATAACCCCAGAACAGGCACAATTACTAAGTCGCAAATTAGAGCGTTATGCTCGTAGCCTACCGCCTCTAATGGCGGGCATGAAAATCTCTAGAAAAGCAGCAGCAGCGGGTTTTGAATGGGAAAATATTGCTGGAGTTTGGTTGAAGTTTGATGAGGAGTTAGCAGAATTCAAACAGGCTTTGACTGCTGAAGATAAAGAACATCAGCAAGCAGAATTAGGAGATTTATTGTTTACAATAATCAATGTCGCACGCTGGTACGATCTCGATCCCTTTGAAGCTTTACAGGGAACCAACCGCCGCTTTATTAGCAGGTTAAAACTGATGGAGCAATCTGCTTCGCGTCCTTTAAACGATTGTGACATTGACGAACTAGAAACTCTTTGGCAACAGGCAAAAGCAGAATTGGAAGAACAAAAAAATAATGACCTATGA
- a CDS encoding sirohydrochlorin chelatase produces MVIANSATKFNSLQLPPLPHNRPLLAIGHGTRNQRGRQTFLDFVNIYQQLDTSRPVIPCFLELTEPSIEQGVAACVERGYTEITALPILLFAARHNKFDVTNELDRTRSLYPQLNFSYGRHFGINPKILELWRDRLADLDTPQHNPHQISRSDTVLLFVGRGSSDPDANGDVCKLARIVWEGSGYKTVEICFIGISHPRLEEGFRRAYLYQPKRIIVLPYFLFTGTLMEKIYNITALQQEQYPDIDFTCLPEMGIASQLLEVMREREIEAQLGKVAMNCEMCKFRLSAIAEDGGHHHGHHHHGHHHNHSHSDPYAQPKDYHQRIWQTP; encoded by the coding sequence ATGGTTATTGCCAATTCCGCAACTAAATTTAACTCACTTCAATTACCACCACTACCACACAACAGACCTTTACTGGCGATCGGACACGGTACGAGAAATCAACGAGGCAGACAAACTTTCCTCGATTTCGTAAACATCTACCAACAATTAGATACTTCTCGCCCCGTAATTCCCTGTTTTTTAGAATTGACCGAACCGAGTATAGAACAGGGAGTAGCAGCCTGTGTCGAACGAGGCTATACAGAGATTACTGCACTGCCAATTTTACTATTTGCTGCCAGACATAATAAATTTGACGTAACTAACGAATTAGACAGGACGCGATCGCTCTATCCACAGTTAAACTTTAGTTACGGTCGTCATTTTGGCATCAATCCCAAGATTCTAGAACTATGGCGCGATCGGCTAGCAGACTTGGATACACCACAACATAATCCGCATCAGATTTCTCGTTCCGACACCGTACTATTGTTTGTCGGGCGTGGTTCTAGCGACCCCGATGCTAATGGCGATGTCTGCAAGCTAGCCAGAATAGTTTGGGAAGGTAGTGGCTACAAGACGGTAGAAATTTGCTTTATTGGCATTAGCCATCCCCGTTTGGAAGAAGGTTTTAGACGAGCTTATTTATACCAACCCAAACGCATTATCGTTTTGCCGTATTTTTTGTTTACAGGCACCTTAATGGAAAAGATTTATAACATTACCGCTTTACAACAAGAGCAATATCCAGACATAGATTTTACTTGTTTGCCAGAAATGGGTATTGCATCGCAGCTGTTAGAGGTGATGAGAGAGCGAGAAATAGAGGCACAGTTGGGTAAGGTAGCAATGAATTGTGAAATGTGTAAGTTTCGCCTTTCTGCGATCGCAGAAGATGGAGGGCACCATCACGGACATCATCATCACGGACACCATCATAATCATAGTCATAGCGACCCTTACGCTCAACCAAAAGATTACCACCAGCGTATTTGGCAAACGCCTTAA
- a CDS encoding glucose 1-dehydrogenase, producing the protein MKGLKGKNVLVTGATSGIGKAIAARFAVEGANIAINYRNDPEKAEDTEKLIEEMCSQVKGCGGKEMRVEGDVSQEQDIIRMCDEVISKFGSIDILINNAGIQIAADSHKLSADDLDKVLSVNLRGSFLCAREVIKHFLERGNGGIIINVSSVHEIIPRPQYVSYSMSKGGMENMTKTLALEYAPKGIRVNAIAPGATETPINEWSNDPQKKQKIVSHIPLGRTGNTEEMAAITAFLASDDASYITGQTIFIDGGLTLYADFLKPWSAGE; encoded by the coding sequence ATGAAAGGTTTAAAAGGAAAAAACGTCTTAGTGACGGGTGCAACTTCGGGGATTGGTAAAGCGATCGCCGCCCGTTTTGCTGTAGAGGGAGCTAATATTGCTATTAACTATCGCAACGATCCAGAAAAAGCCGAGGATACCGAAAAGCTAATTGAGGAGATGTGTTCTCAGGTTAAAGGCTGCGGTGGCAAAGAAATGCGGGTAGAAGGAGATGTCTCTCAAGAGCAAGATATTATTAGAATGTGCGATGAGGTAATTAGCAAATTTGGTAGCATAGACATTTTAATAAACAATGCTGGTATTCAAATCGCTGCCGATTCTCACAAGCTTTCAGCAGATGACTTAGATAAAGTATTGTCCGTCAATCTTAGAGGCAGCTTTCTCTGTGCTAGAGAAGTAATCAAACATTTTTTAGAGCGCGGTAATGGCGGCATTATTATCAACGTCTCCAGCGTCCACGAAATTATTCCTCGTCCTCAATATGTTAGCTACTCGATGAGTAAAGGGGGCATGGAAAACATGACTAAAACCTTAGCATTAGAATATGCACCCAAAGGCATTAGAGTTAATGCGATCGCTCCAGGGGCAACAGAAACACCGATCAATGAGTGGTCTAACGATCCTCAAAAGAAACAAAAGATTGTCAGCCATATTCCTTTAGGTAGAACAGGTAATACCGAAGAAATGGCAGCCATAACCGCTTTTTTGGCTTCTGATGATGCTTCTTACATTACAGGACAAACTATATTTATTGACGGTGGCTTGACTCTCTATGCCGATTTTCTCAAGCCTTGGTCAGCTGGCGAGTAA
- the hpsU gene encoding hormogonium polysaccharide biosynthesis acetyltransferase HpsU produces MTTQSANKLTPVLDAKPLVDLRLYDSSQCDRGRANWYVILWWLVQAIAFPLSLHNLNGFRCWLLRLFGATVGKGVIIRPTARFTYPWNVTIGDFSWIGDDVVLYSVDRIEIGCHAVVSQKSYLCTGSHDINKISFDLIIKPIHIGNGAWIATDCFVGAGVTIGANSVIGARSSVFRDIPNRQIAWGTPCIARYERK; encoded by the coding sequence ATGACTACCCAAAGTGCCAATAAGTTAACTCCAGTTTTAGATGCCAAGCCGCTAGTAGATTTGCGTTTGTATGACTCTTCTCAATGCGATCGCGGCAGGGCTAACTGGTATGTAATTCTTTGGTGGTTAGTTCAGGCGATCGCTTTTCCTCTTAGCTTGCATAATTTAAATGGTTTTCGCTGTTGGCTCTTGCGTTTGTTTGGAGCGACAGTAGGCAAAGGCGTAATAATTCGTCCAACCGCTCGTTTTACCTATCCCTGGAATGTAACTATTGGTGACTTTAGCTGGATCGGCGATGATGTAGTTTTATACAGTGTCGATCGCATCGAAATTGGTTGTCATGCAGTTGTTTCTCAAAAGTCTTATCTTTGTACTGGTAGTCACGATATTAATAAGATTTCTTTTGACCTAATTATCAAACCAATTCATATCGGTAATGGAGCCTGGATCGCTACGGACTGTTTTGTTGGTGCTGGAGTGACAATTGGTGCTAACAGCGTTATCGGTGCCAGAAGTAGCGTCTTTCGCGATATTCCTAACAGACAAATAGCCTGGGGAACTCCCTGTATAGCTCGTTATGAGAGAAAATAG
- the nagA gene encoding N-acetylglucosamine-6-phosphate deacetylase: MMSVRIINARFPKNPDLQQIEIDSKGIICAINPIEFLGIETLNETSERTIDIAGDWLSLGGVDLQINGGLGLAFPDLELSHLAKLDKICSFLWSQGIDGFLPTIVTTSVEKIQRSLVTIAKFIDEQTTVANTAKVLGVHLEGPFLNYEKRGAHPQQHLLPLTIENIKQVLGDYSQLIKVITLAPELDKSDRAIEYLVERGIVVSLGHSLATAAIARTAFARGASMVTHAFNAMPGLHHRQPGLLGEAIMNPKVHCGLIADGNHICPTMLKILLRASNEEGIFLVSDALAPIGLPDGVYPWDEREIKVTNGTAKLADGTLAGTTLPLLAGVKNLAEWGICNVESAIATATESPRKAIALPGLAVGQPANLLRWHWQENNLSWSRLDLS; encoded by the coding sequence ATGATGAGTGTTCGCATTATCAATGCTCGATTCCCCAAAAATCCAGACCTACAGCAAATTGAAATAGACAGCAAGGGGATAATCTGCGCCATTAACCCTATAGAGTTTTTAGGCATAGAAACTCTTAATGAAACCTCAGAGCGAACAATCGATATTGCTGGAGATTGGCTATCTTTAGGTGGAGTCGATCTACAAATCAACGGGGGATTGGGTTTAGCTTTTCCCGATCTAGAACTTTCCCATCTAGCTAAATTAGACAAAATATGTAGCTTTTTATGGTCGCAAGGAATTGATGGTTTTTTACCGACCATCGTTACTACCTCAGTCGAAAAAATACAGCGATCGCTAGTGACGATTGCCAAATTTATTGACGAACAAACAACAGTAGCCAATACGGCTAAAGTTTTAGGAGTACATTTAGAAGGTCCATTTCTCAATTACGAAAAGCGCGGCGCGCATCCGCAACAACATTTATTACCCTTAACTATTGAAAATATCAAACAAGTATTGGGTGATTACAGTCAGCTAATCAAAGTTATTACCCTCGCACCAGAACTAGATAAAAGCGATCGCGCCATCGAATATTTAGTAGAACGCGGCATCGTAGTAAGCTTGGGACACTCTCTAGCTACCGCAGCAATAGCACGAACCGCCTTTGCACGAGGAGCATCGATGGTAACTCACGCCTTTAATGCCATGCCTGGTTTGCATCATCGCCAGCCAGGACTATTAGGAGAGGCAATAATGAATCCTAAAGTACACTGTGGCTTAATTGCCGATGGCAATCACATCTGTCCGACCATGCTAAAGATTTTGCTGCGAGCCAGTAACGAAGAAGGTATTTTTTTAGTAAGCGACGCTCTAGCACCTATAGGTTTACCCGATGGAGTCTATCCCTGGGACGAACGAGAAATAAAAGTAACTAACGGTACTGCCAAGCTAGCAGATGGAACTCTGGCAGGAACGACTTTACCCTTACTGGCAGGAGTCAAAAATCTAGCCGAGTGGGGTATTTGCAATGTAGAGAGTGCGATCGCCACAGCTACAGAATCTCCTCGAAAAGCGATTGCTTTACCAGGACTGGCAGTCGGACAACCAGCCAATTTGTTACGTTGGCACTGGCAAGAAAACAATTTATCCTGGTCGAGATTGGATTTGTCTTGA
- a CDS encoding pentapeptide repeat-containing protein translates to MSKHQFWKTEVLELKELKKLFNLGERNFSHAALQNANLQKAELTGINLSDANLYQANLRKAHLDLAFLNNGVFYGADMREINLYRASLIEADLFNANLCKANLNHANLSGANLQNANLHRAQLVWANLRHANLKNARLDRANLEGAKFCCTIMPDGSIRNDECSHYQCSIPQKSRPTAN, encoded by the coding sequence ATGAGCAAACATCAGTTCTGGAAAACAGAAGTCTTAGAATTAAAAGAGCTAAAAAAACTATTCAATTTGGGAGAAAGAAATTTTTCTCATGCTGCACTGCAAAATGCCAACTTGCAAAAAGCAGAGCTAACTGGAATTAATTTGAGCGATGCTAATCTCTATCAGGCAAATTTGAGAAAAGCCCATCTCGATCTCGCTTTTTTAAACAATGGTGTTTTTTACGGTGCAGATATGCGAGAAATTAACCTATATCGTGCCAGTTTAATCGAGGCAGATTTGTTTAATGCCAACTTATGCAAGGCAAACTTAAATCATGCTAATTTAAGTGGTGCAAATTTACAAAATGCCAATCTTCATCGCGCACAGCTAGTATGGGCAAACTTGCGCCATGCCAATCTAAAAAATGCTCGACTCGATCGCGCTAATTTAGAGGGTGCTAAGTTTTGTTGCACGATTATGCCAGATGGCAGCATAAGAAATGATGAGTGTTCGCATTATCAATGCTCGATTCCCCAAAAATCCAGACCTACAGCAAATTGA
- a CDS encoding translocation/assembly module TamB domain-containing protein, which yields MTSLDNRPPNPDPDKENRIKHWLQKLKPTPKQATVGVVAIAALAGLGYWGIQYLAKNKLSPFLETQISNFIDRPIDVGEVESFSLFSGITVGETTLPATETDPDNLSVEEIEVDWNLFAVISNLIFRQTLPVDVSLVQPEVYVEENADGEWLNLDFLPQQQKEKKEPLLKFNVGAEIEEADITAVPYNQEPIEVTVDGSGQYNQGGEQLIAYDLDATIQEATATLQGETILETGKSDTKLLVEDLALSDVTTLLPNSPVALDSGILNADLDIDIPSFEEFTSANVEGMVSLQNVSGEATNLDAPVSARSQLDFGGRDAQVTNTQATLGDIVAQVAGQVNLDTGYDLNVEVQPFSLASIPQPIKAQLPVNLGGEVTAQLQVEGAIKDPLVTGKFNNTRTLVVDKTQFETVAADFTADLSQIVLENLEITPVAGGAVTAAGVIETNIKEALEEDRQIDTSQMPVEFNFQAELPTEKLARPYYQFPQEVAVGDLNATGEVRGTVAKPEAVVNWRLPEPETTAEAIYGSGAILFSNNELWLRDTSLNIGEGEVEVTADANLDNKQWQAELNADNLYLTPYLAQFQNSNLNLERPIALNNADVNLNGRIDQLNLDKIKGAADLQLAIDGGDVSVDSQLNEGNLQARATTSGIPLDNLVNSLPVETILRSGNINLNAEVEELLSYAKNPNLNSLNADADLQLGVDGETVAVDSQINRGNLQANVRTGSIDLNRFAPALPVPANLNSSNIDLSARLEQLLTFAKDPDLSSIVADVNADLTVAEGRVDAIANLNNNQWQANVDAVGISSALLIDKFAPKNLSGIRTDNINAQVDLSGAIDPVINNQINVPVTVSRADIQSGVQNISANGNFTLSEITSNLDVANANLDVNANVDFDRLPIDQIVAQTTQNNELIANSVNLRGDAVFDGQFQGQNLISAPTEPGNVALTGNLRLQDLAFNDVVFDPVMAGDVNVRTGEIIALNLQGQQDVIAASAEPCTRSDCKLPYIPTSLELRQGEDTAEPVIATGNKRGDVFDLNIVNFPLAVLNLAPGQAAGIQGALGGEATGDVAFNLYNFATDGEIAVERPGVGYIQADRFNANFAYNPAQNIAEISSASLDLDNSRYNLNAALDLQTGAIDGRLGIPEAYIQDVLTTFRWFTIQDLTTLFNTPDYASVEAVRPAPERETVGEAIAEKLLKLRRAENRLQEIAAAREAGGVPTQLDIQGRYTGEITFGGTISTPQASYNVEGNNWQWQPQPAYVSLVQPLGLVKEEREFIAIPEVLIRGGLEGTVANVEEARVQVQDAVLSLSGQLSPDGQDADFQVENLTVDNIANFVNIPVDVSGEINAEGSIEGTLPLPDIAGTITFTNGAFNGNILPTTIAGNFNYGGEKLDFETTQPSSIQVDASIPYPIVPGENDRLTAKADLTTEAFTLLGAFSQGYLSWVDGEGDAQLEANARLDLDREQVLYDLDANGVVNLNQAEVALETPFFSAPFKGSGKITIDNQIVNVETMNGTFAEKDLSVSGSLPILTAVNNLEQPLTVNIPEGEIAIEQLYKGDVAGEVTVTGAALEPTIGGRVALKDGTVSIPKNDSTTAEQIVKLRNDRVVAATTPVISEDATDIVVEGTNTSGSSNASSSFVTKLNDLQISFNDLALKQTFVYYFQVDGDLTLNGTADQPTNIIPKGTINLTDASVDLLNTKFVLADNRDNTLVFTPEAGLFNPYLDIQMKSEISQPQGGARLAEAGQNEISDPISQVGRSDLITIFLNIDGETEAILPDLGQANTNCIIRPNNAPLATTPQYYTEAELNRLTTCFNDIALNDEQNSQIINSPAVELTSIPTRSQGEIVSLLGDQFIAFAEQLQNSGQSDLSQQVTQFVVEPVVRRGLKSFDNQVVSLGKKAGLDYLRLFPYLEGIYEIDKNSTIRGTYRYGISGLGFSGVEDQVGSEGRIEYQLRF from the coding sequence ATGACATCTCTAGATAATCGACCGCCCAATCCCGATCCCGACAAAGAGAATCGAATCAAGCATTGGTTACAAAAATTAAAACCCACGCCAAAGCAAGCAACGGTTGGAGTTGTAGCGATCGCGGCATTGGCAGGTTTAGGTTATTGGGGAATTCAGTATTTAGCTAAAAACAAACTGTCGCCCTTTTTAGAAACTCAGATTAGCAATTTTATCGATCGCCCGATTGATGTTGGCGAAGTTGAGAGCTTTTCTCTGTTTAGCGGTATTACCGTAGGCGAAACTACTCTACCAGCTACCGAAACCGATCCAGATAACCTCAGTGTTGAGGAAATTGAGGTCGATTGGAATTTGTTTGCCGTTATTTCTAATCTCATTTTTCGCCAGACTCTCCCCGTCGATGTCAGTTTGGTACAGCCTGAAGTTTATGTAGAAGAAAATGCCGATGGCGAGTGGTTAAATTTAGACTTTTTACCCCAACAGCAAAAAGAAAAAAAAGAACCTCTGCTTAAATTTAATGTCGGTGCGGAGATCGAGGAAGCAGATATTACCGCCGTACCTTATAACCAGGAACCAATAGAAGTAACGGTAGACGGTAGCGGACAATATAACCAGGGCGGAGAACAGTTAATCGCCTACGATTTAGATGCGACTATTCAAGAGGCTACAGCCACTTTACAGGGCGAAACGATTTTAGAAACTGGCAAAAGCGACACCAAGTTATTAGTAGAAGACTTGGCTCTATCCGACGTAACGACGCTATTACCTAACTCCCCAGTCGCTCTCGATAGCGGTATTTTGAATGCCGATTTAGATATTGATATTCCTTCCTTTGAAGAATTTACCTCGGCAAATGTTGAGGGAATGGTTAGTTTACAGAACGTGTCTGGAGAAGCAACCAATTTAGATGCACCAGTGTCGGCGCGATCGCAACTCGATTTTGGCGGGAGAGATGCCCAAGTTACTAACACTCAAGCTACTTTAGGAGATATTGTCGCTCAGGTTGCAGGTCAGGTAAATTTAGATACTGGTTACGATTTAAATGTTGAAGTACAGCCTTTTAGCCTGGCTAGTATTCCCCAACCGATAAAAGCCCAACTGCCCGTAAATTTGGGAGGAGAAGTTACCGCTCAACTACAGGTAGAGGGAGCGATTAAAGATCCCTTAGTAACTGGAAAATTTAACAACACCAGAACTTTAGTTGTCGATAAAACTCAGTTTGAAACCGTCGCTGCCGACTTTACTGCCGATCTAAGTCAAATTGTCTTAGAAAATCTGGAGATAACTCCCGTTGCTGGGGGAGCAGTTACCGCCGCAGGAGTTATCGAAACCAATATCAAAGAGGCTTTAGAAGAAGATCGTCAGATAGATACCTCTCAAATGCCTGTTGAGTTCAATTTTCAGGCAGAATTGCCCACAGAAAAATTAGCACGACCTTACTATCAATTTCCCCAAGAGGTGGCAGTAGGCGATCTTAATGCTACTGGCGAAGTTCGAGGTACGGTAGCCAAACCAGAAGCTGTAGTGAACTGGCGACTACCAGAACCCGAAACCACAGCCGAAGCTATTTACGGTTCGGGAGCGATTTTATTTTCTAACAATGAACTGTGGCTACGGGATACCAGCTTAAATATTGGTGAGGGAGAAGTTGAAGTTACTGCCGATGCCAATTTAGATAACAAACAATGGCAGGCAGAACTCAATGCAGACAATTTATATCTAACTCCCTATCTAGCTCAGTTTCAAAATTCCAATCTCAATTTAGAGCGTCCCATTGCCCTTAACAATGCCGATGTCAATCTAAACGGTAGGATAGACCAACTAAATCTGGATAAAATTAAGGGAGCAGCAGATTTACAGTTAGCTATAGACGGCGGCGATGTTTCAGTTGACAGCCAATTAAATGAAGGTAATCTTCAAGCTAGAGCTACCACTAGCGGTATTCCCTTAGACAACTTAGTAAATAGTCTACCCGTTGAAACCATACTGCGATCGGGCAACATTAACCTTAACGCCGAGGTAGAAGAATTATTATCTTATGCTAAAAATCCCAATCTCAACAGCCTCAACGCCGATGCCGATTTACAGTTAGGCGTAGATGGCGAAACCGTAGCGGTAGACAGCCAAATAAATCGGGGTAATTTACAAGCTAATGTTAGAACTGGCAGTATCGATCTCAATCGCTTTGCCCCCGCTTTACCCGTTCCTGCCAATCTTAACTCCAGCAATATCGATCTTTCCGCCAGATTAGAACAGTTGCTAACCTTTGCCAAAGATCCCGATTTAAGTAGTATCGTTGCCGATGTAAATGCAGATCTTACCGTTGCCGAAGGTAGAGTAGATGCGATCGCCAATTTAAACAATAACCAGTGGCAAGCCAATGTTGACGCGGTGGGTATTAGTTCGGCTTTACTTATAGATAAGTTTGCCCCTAAAAATCTCTCTGGGATAAGAACAGACAATATTAATGCCCAAGTAGACTTATCTGGGGCGATCGATCCTGTAATTAATAACCAAATTAACGTTCCCGTTACCGTCAGTCGTGCCGACATCCAGTCGGGAGTCCAAAATATTAGTGCCAACGGTAATTTCACGCTTTCCGAAATTACCAGCAATCTCGATGTTGCCAACGCCAATTTAGATGTCAATGCTAATGTCGATTTCGATCGCCTGCCCATAGACCAAATCGTCGCTCAAACCACGCAAAATAACGAGCTAATAGCCAATAGCGTCAATCTTCGCGGCGATGCCGTATTTGACGGACAGTTTCAAGGACAAAACTTAATTTCTGCTCCCACAGAACCAGGCAATGTAGCTTTAACGGGCAACTTGCGCCTTCAAGATTTGGCATTTAATGATGTAGTATTCGACCCCGTGATGGCAGGTGATGTTAACGTCAGAACGGGAGAAATCATCGCCCTCAATTTACAAGGGCAACAAGACGTTATCGCCGCTTCGGCCGAACCCTGTACCAGAAGTGACTGTAAGCTGCCCTACATTCCTACTAGTTTAGAATTACGTCAGGGAGAAGATACTGCCGAACCAGTTATCGCTACGGGTAACAAACGGGGCGACGTTTTCGATCTTAATATCGTCAATTTTCCTCTAGCCGTACTTAATCTCGCCCCTGGTCAAGCTGCGGGCATTCAAGGTGCGCTAGGAGGTGAGGCAACAGGAGATGTGGCATTTAACCTCTATAATTTTGCCACCGATGGCGAAATTGCAGTAGAGCGTCCTGGGGTGGGCTATATTCAAGCAGATCGCTTTAACGCTAATTTTGCTTATAATCCCGCCCAAAACATAGCTGAAATTAGTTCGGCTTCTCTCGATCTCGATAACAGCCGCTATAATTTAAACGCTGCTTTAGATTTACAAACAGGCGCGATCGATGGCAGATTGGGCATACCAGAGGCATATATTCAGGATGTTTTAACTACTTTTCGCTGGTTTACTATCCAAGACTTAACCACACTATTTAATACTCCCGATTATGCTAGCGTCGAAGCAGTTCGTCCCGCTCCAGAAAGAGAAACCGTTGGAGAGGCGATCGCCGAGAAACTGCTCAAATTACGCCGCGCCGAAAATCGCTTACAGGAAATAGCTGCCGCCAGAGAAGCGGGGGGAGTACCGACTCAGTTAGATATTCAGGGCAGATATACAGGAGAAATTACTTTTGGCGGTACGATATCCACCCCCCAAGCCAGCTATAACGTCGAGGGCAATAACTGGCAGTGGCAACCCCAACCAGCATACGTGAGCCTCGTCCAACCTTTAGGTTTAGTCAAAGAAGAAAGAGAGTTTATCGCCATTCCCGAAGTACTAATTCGAGGAGGTTTAGAAGGTACGGTAGCCAACGTAGAAGAAGCCAGGGTACAGGTACAAGATGCCGTCTTGTCATTGTCTGGTCAACTCTCACCAGACGGTCAAGACGCTGACTTCCAAGTAGAAAATCTGACAGTAGACAACATTGCTAACTTTGTTAATATACCCGTCGATGTGTCGGGAGAAATTAATGCTGAAGGTTCGATAGAAGGTACTTTACCTCTGCCCGACATTGCAGGAACAATTACTTTTACCAACGGTGCTTTTAACGGCAATATTTTACCAACTACAATCGCGGGTAATTTTAACTATGGCGGCGAAAAATTAGACTTTGAAACTACTCAACCTTCTTCTATTCAAGTTGATGCGAGCATCCCCTATCCCATTGTCCCAGGAGAAAACGATCGCCTTACTGCCAAAGCAGACTTAACTACTGAAGCCTTTACTCTTTTAGGTGCTTTTAGCCAGGGTTATCTTAGCTGGGTAGATGGTGAAGGAGATGCCCAGTTAGAAGCTAACGCCCGTTTGGATTTAGACCGCGAACAGGTACTTTACGATCTTGATGCCAACGGAGTAGTCAATCTAAACCAGGCTGAAGTTGCCTTGGAAACGCCGTTTTTCTCCGCACCGTTTAAAGGTAGTGGGAAAATAACTATTGACAATCAAATTGTCAATGTCGAAACTATGAACGGTACTTTTGCCGAAAAAGACTTGTCGGTTTCGGGTTCGTTACCAATTCTTACTGCCGTTAATAATTTAGAACAGCCCCTTACTGTAAATATTCCCGAAGGCGAAATTGCGATCGAACAGTTATATAAAGGAGATGTGGCAGGAGAAGTTACAGTTACGGGGGCAGCATTAGAGCCAACAATTGGCGGTCGAGTAGCTCTTAAAGACGGTACGGTATCCATTCCCAAAAATGATTCGACTACAGCAGAACAAATTGTCAAATTGAGAAACGATCGCGTCGTTGCTGCTACTACTCCCGTTATTAGTGAAGATGCTACGGATATTGTTGTAGAAGGTACAAACACTAGCGGTAGTAGCAATGCTAGTTCCTCATTTGTAACCAAACTAAACGATTTACAAATTAGTTTCAACGACCTCGCGCTCAAACAAACTTTTGTCTATTATTTTCAGGTTGACGGCGATCTAACCCTCAACGGTACCGCCGACCAACCAACCAATATTATTCCCAAAGGTACGATAAATCTGACAGATGCTAGCGTAGACTTGCTAAATACTAAATTTGTGTTAGCAGATAACCGTGATAATACCCTCGTTTTTACTCCCGAAGCGGGTCTGTTCAATCCCTATCTCGATATTCAAATGAAGTCTGAAATTTCACAACCACAAGGAGGGGCGCGTTTGGCAGAAGCGGGACAAAATGAAATAAGCGATCCTATTTCTCAAGTAGGTCGTAGCGATTTAATCACCATATTTTTGAACATAGACGGAGAAACTGAAGCAATTTTACCTGACTTAGGACAGGCAAATACCAACTGTATTATTCGCCCTAATAACGCTCCTCTAGCTACAACTCCTCAATATTATACTGAAGCCGAGTTAAACCGACTTACGACTTGTTTTAACGACATCGCTCTAAACGACGAACAAAATAGCCAAATTATTAACTCCCCAGCGGTCGAACTTACTAGCATCCCGACTCGCAGTCAGGGAGAAATCGTCAGTCTTTTAGGCGATCAGTTTATAGCTTTTGCCGAGCAACTGCAAAATAGCGGTCAAAGTGATTTGTCTCAGCAAGTTACTCAGTTTGTTGTAGAACCTGTTGTCAGAAGAGGTCTGAAATCTTTTGACAATCAAGTAGTAAGCCTGGGTAAAAAGGCCGGTCTGGACTATCTACGGCTTTTTCCCTATTTAGAGGGCATCTACGAAATAGATAAAAATTCTACAATAAGAGGGACTTATAGATATGGAATTAGCGGACTAGGATTTAGCGGAGTAGAAGACCAAGTAGGAAGTGAAGGAAGAATTGAATATCAATTGAGATTTTGA